From one Sorangium aterium genomic stretch:
- a CDS encoding PTS sugar transporter subunit IIA, whose protein sequence is MPAMSDADGAARARAVAEFGAALRLLRVEAGLSLRALAHRIGVSSAYLSRVEHGHDAIPTPDRLTAIAGALELPPAVLLELGHQVEPLVSRYLERVPSAKALCAELARRNLSGPQLARVKAFIDAEFPASAAFGGAPARRLSGLLTPERVVLQLSCADIEDVIDVAASRLAPPGGALAASALAQEILRRELESPTALGNGVAVPHAIVPGAGQAAVLATLAQPLAVPTPGGAPLRLFVVLVCGEGGRAHLELLAQAARLASLGAADALCAARDPAQLIDQLSQIEAGCG, encoded by the coding sequence ATGCCAGCGATGTCCGACGCTGACGGCGCCGCGCGCGCCCGCGCGGTCGCCGAGTTCGGGGCCGCGCTGCGGCTCCTCCGCGTCGAGGCGGGCCTGAGCCTGCGAGCGCTCGCGCACCGCATCGGCGTCTCCAGCGCCTACCTGAGCCGCGTCGAGCACGGGCACGACGCCATCCCCACGCCCGACCGGCTCACGGCGATCGCGGGCGCGCTCGAGCTCCCGCCGGCGGTGCTCCTCGAGCTCGGCCACCAGGTCGAGCCGCTCGTCTCGCGCTACCTCGAGCGCGTCCCGTCGGCGAAGGCGCTCTGCGCGGAGCTCGCGCGGCGCAACCTCAGCGGCCCGCAGCTCGCGCGCGTCAAGGCGTTCATCGACGCCGAGTTCCCGGCGAGCGCGGCCTTCGGGGGGGCGCCCGCGCGGCGGCTCAGCGGGCTGCTCACGCCCGAGCGCGTCGTGCTGCAGCTCTCGTGCGCGGACATCGAGGACGTCATCGACGTCGCGGCGTCCCGGCTCGCGCCCCCCGGCGGCGCGCTCGCGGCGAGCGCGCTCGCCCAGGAGATCCTGCGGCGCGAGCTCGAGTCGCCCACGGCGCTCGGCAACGGCGTCGCGGTCCCGCACGCGATCGTCCCCGGCGCGGGCCAGGCGGCCGTGCTCGCGACGCTGGCCCAGCCGCTCGCGGTGCCGACGCCGGGCGGCGCCCCGCTCCGGCTGTTCGTCGTCCTCGTCTGCGGCGAGGGGGGACGCGCGCACCTCGAGCTGCTCGCCCAGGCGGCCAGGCTCGCCAGCCTCGGCGCCGCCGACGCGCTGTGCGCCGCGCGCGACCCCGCGCAGCTCATCGACCAGCTCTCGCAGATCGAAGCGGGCTGCGGCTGA